A single genomic interval of Bradyrhizobium sp. sBnM-33 harbors:
- a CDS encoding IS110 family transposase produces MSQKINAAIAVIGIDIGKNSLHMVGHDHRGAIVLRQKWSRGQVETRLANLPPCLIGMEACVGAHHLSRKLQMLGHDARLMPAKYVRPYSKGQKNDFRDAEAIAEAVQRPTMKFVATKTAEQLALQALHRVRYRLVGQRTGVINQIRAFLLERGIAVRQGLHSLRFELPGILATRIDVLSPRMSLIIEGLVEDWRRLDQRIERLSSEIETLAHQDEACRRLMTVPGIGPIISSAMVAAIGAGDVFSKGRDFGAWLGLVPKQTSTGDRTILGSISRRGNRYLRALFVQAAWVVLVKIRCWERYGLNSWIRAAKKRLHHNVLAIALANKLARIAWAVLNKGRAFASVKTEETASQPA; encoded by the coding sequence ATGTCTCAGAAAATCAACGCAGCGATCGCCGTGATCGGCATCGATATTGGCAAAAACTCGCTCCACATGGTGGGTCATGATCACCGCGGTGCCATCGTGCTGCGGCAGAAGTGGTCACGCGGCCAGGTGGAAACGCGGCTCGCCAACCTGCCGCCGTGCTTGATCGGTATGGAGGCCTGCGTAGGCGCCCATCATCTCAGCCGCAAACTCCAGATGCTTGGCCACGACGCCCGCCTGATGCCGGCGAAGTACGTGCGCCCGTATTCGAAGGGACAGAAGAATGACTTCCGAGATGCGGAAGCCATCGCCGAGGCTGTCCAACGCCCGACGATGAAGTTCGTCGCGACCAAGACCGCCGAACAGCTCGCCCTTCAGGCACTGCACCGCGTCCGCTATCGATTGGTCGGTCAGCGTACCGGCGTCATCAATCAGATCCGTGCGTTCCTGCTGGAGCGGGGCATCGCCGTGCGGCAAGGCCTGCATTCCCTGCGGTTCGAGTTGCCGGGCATCTTGGCGACACGCATCGATGTCCTCTCGCCTCGCATGTCGCTCATCATCGAGGGCCTGGTGGAAGACTGGCGCCGGCTGGATCAGCGTATCGAGAGGCTATCTAGCGAGATCGAAACACTAGCCCATCAAGATGAGGCCTGCCGGCGACTGATGACGGTGCCTGGTATTGGCCCGATCATCTCGAGCGCAATGGTGGCCGCGATCGGCGCTGGAGACGTGTTCTCGAAAGGCCGCGACTTCGGCGCCTGGCTTGGACTTGTGCCGAAGCAGACATCGACCGGCGACCGCACGATCCTCGGCAGTATATCAAGGCGCGGCAATCGCTACCTGCGCGCGCTGTTCGTGCAAGCCGCTTGGGTTGTGCTGGTCAAGATCAGGTGTTGGGAGCGCTATGGCCTCAACTCTTGGATCCGAGCCGCCAAGAAACGATTGCATCACAACGTGCTGGCGATTGCGCTCGCTAACAAACTCGCCCGAATTGCCTGGGCGGTCCTCAACAAGGGACGCGCCTTCGCGAGCGTCAAGACGGAGGAGACAGCGTCCCAACCTGCTTGA
- a CDS encoding B12-binding domain-containing radical SAM protein, which produces MTIPCRVLMIYPKFVPDSFWNYTEACELVGAKYPAAPLGLITVAAMLPKDWDIRLVNRNTEPLTDADLDWADLVMIGGMLNQQPDFMYLIDLAHLHGKPVCVGGPDVSSSPHLYADADFQVIGEAEQIIEQFIAAWESGERKGVFIAEKFKIDVTLSPMPRYDLIEFDHYLFIGVQYSRGCPFTCEFCDIIELYGRVPRTKTNDQILAELQALYDHGYRGHVDFVDDNFIGNKKNLRTLLPRLKAWLEERDYPFEFSTEASINIADDSELLQAMKDANFFGIFVGIESPDPETLVQMKKKQNTRRNIAECIHKIYGYGMFVTAGFIVGFDSEKVSMGQAMIDFIEEANVPVCMVGLLYALPGTQLTRRLAKEGRLHNGHDLMKVEQAGDQCTLGCNFDTKRPLRDILADYKAVLGHVFSPTAYAGRLSRLAVMLDRSDRRRDLPDGDMRKRLGGIDSVHKIMRALPEVCEPFWKTFVEVAKTNPRALRYIVMLMALYLHLGPFSKRVISEIDRRIAELDGMPPVRATGVKQTLPPATV; this is translated from the coding sequence ATGACGATTCCCTGCCGCGTCCTAATGATCTATCCGAAGTTCGTCCCGGACTCGTTCTGGAACTATACGGAAGCTTGCGAACTGGTCGGCGCGAAGTATCCGGCGGCGCCACTCGGCCTGATCACCGTCGCTGCCATGCTGCCGAAGGATTGGGACATCCGTCTCGTCAACCGTAACACCGAGCCTTTGACGGACGCGGACCTCGACTGGGCCGATCTCGTGATGATCGGCGGCATGCTCAACCAGCAGCCTGATTTCATGTACCTGATCGATCTCGCCCACCTGCACGGCAAGCCAGTATGCGTCGGTGGACCTGACGTGTCCTCCAGCCCGCATCTTTACGCGGACGCGGACTTCCAGGTGATCGGCGAGGCCGAGCAAATCATCGAGCAATTCATCGCCGCCTGGGAAAGCGGCGAGCGCAAGGGCGTGTTCATCGCCGAGAAATTCAAGATCGACGTCACGCTAAGCCCGATGCCCCGCTACGATCTGATCGAGTTCGATCACTATCTCTTCATCGGCGTGCAATATTCGCGTGGCTGCCCGTTCACCTGCGAGTTCTGCGATATTATCGAGCTGTATGGTCGCGTGCCGCGCACCAAGACCAACGATCAGATTCTCGCCGAGCTGCAAGCACTCTACGATCACGGTTATCGCGGGCATGTCGATTTCGTCGACGACAATTTCATCGGCAACAAGAAAAACCTTCGCACACTATTACCGCGGCTCAAAGCCTGGCTGGAAGAGCGCGACTATCCGTTCGAGTTCTCGACCGAAGCCTCGATCAATATCGCGGACGACAGCGAGCTGTTGCAGGCAATGAAGGACGCGAACTTCTTCGGGATTTTCGTCGGCATCGAGAGCCCGGATCCAGAGACGCTCGTGCAGATGAAGAAGAAGCAGAACACCAGGCGCAACATCGCCGAGTGCATTCATAAGATCTACGGCTACGGCATGTTCGTCACCGCGGGTTTCATCGTTGGGTTCGATAGCGAGAAAGTCTCGATGGGGCAGGCGATGATCGACTTCATCGAGGAGGCGAACGTTCCAGTCTGCATGGTTGGACTGCTCTATGCGCTGCCTGGTACACAGCTGACGCGGCGGCTAGCCAAGGAAGGCCGCCTGCACAACGGCCATGACCTCATGAAGGTCGAGCAGGCGGGCGACCAATGCACGCTGGGCTGCAATTTCGACACCAAGCGTCCGCTTCGTGACATCCTTGCGGATTACAAGGCCGTGCTCGGACACGTGTTCAGCCCGACGGCATATGCAGGACGGCTGTCGCGGCTTGCCGTCATGCTCGACCGGTCCGATCGGCGCCGCGACCTGCCGGATGGCGACATGCGCAAGAGGCTTGGCGGCATCGACAGCGTGCACAAGATCATGCGTGCCCTGCCGGAGGTTTGCGAGCCGTTCTGGAAGACCTTCGTCGAGGTCGCCAAGACCAATCCACGCGCGCTGCGCTACATTGTGATGCTGATGGCGCTGTACCTGCACCTCGGGCCGTTCTCGAAGCGCGTGATCAGTGAGATTGACCGCCGGATTGCCGAGCTGGACGGTATGCCTCCGGTGAGGGCCACGGGGGTTAAGCAGACGCTACCGCCAGCGACGGTGTAG
- a CDS encoding toll/interleukin-1 receptor domain-containing protein: MNYDFSSLSHSEFEDLARDLVGREIDLPFEAFPEGPDDGMDGHHARADGSIVMQAKHYRGSGFAALKSKMTKERQSIDRLAPTRYILVTSAPLTPKNKTALAEIIGPSLQTPGDIFGPGDLNALLRKYPEIEKAHQKLWAQNTSVLQTVVTEAVGRALAKPGLIPTVLANLMPPAAVAGDAAAADKAMRDTIFLIKASPIDDEFSLWLAPKLEAEGYRVFADILTLQPGDRWRRQINEALQYRAVKVLLICRDATLSNAHVQDDLDIALEMAKELGDSRFIIPLRLEPGKKVKGVGDAVTVDFVRGWGEGVGLLLDALQRQKVPRPAGEPVIDPNWEIFRRRGAIPLIDEAERLTANWLRAAEAPDVIRFFESTGAIEDRLLDRALEDFPYPCAKQGSGIITFADQSEVDAAFAFAGRFKLKHEIPLLEFVDDGFSPIGIERQVASNLVIAMIKKAWLSFCRERGFVEYHYSSAVGFHASAAQAALGQRIPWGKQGDRRSSMLRNVAKGHVWQFGVTAMPYFWPFWHLKLKSRVLFAVDNETPVGLSIDDPRKLHRLRRSICKGWRNKQWHGRMLAHADSSWS, translated from the coding sequence TAATGCAGGCGAAGCATTACCGCGGCTCCGGCTTCGCGGCCTTGAAGTCGAAGATGACGAAGGAGCGGCAATCGATCGACCGGCTGGCGCCGACGCGCTACATCCTCGTAACGTCCGCGCCACTCACGCCAAAGAACAAGACCGCGTTGGCCGAGATCATCGGCCCATCGCTGCAAACGCCGGGCGACATTTTCGGACCCGGAGACCTCAACGCCCTGTTGCGCAAATATCCAGAGATCGAGAAAGCCCATCAAAAGCTTTGGGCGCAGAACACGTCGGTTCTGCAAACCGTTGTCACGGAAGCTGTCGGGAGGGCCCTTGCGAAACCAGGACTGATCCCGACCGTCCTCGCCAATCTTATGCCGCCGGCGGCAGTCGCGGGCGACGCCGCAGCCGCTGACAAAGCGATGCGAGACACGATCTTTCTGATCAAGGCGTCGCCGATCGACGACGAATTTTCGCTTTGGCTCGCGCCCAAGCTTGAGGCCGAGGGGTACCGCGTGTTCGCCGACATCCTGACGCTTCAGCCCGGCGACCGATGGCGCCGGCAAATCAATGAGGCGCTGCAATACCGGGCAGTGAAAGTTCTGCTCATCTGCCGCGATGCCACGCTCTCCAACGCGCATGTTCAGGATGATCTCGACATCGCGCTAGAGATGGCCAAAGAGCTCGGCGATTCCCGGTTCATCATTCCGCTGCGGCTCGAACCGGGAAAGAAGGTCAAGGGCGTCGGGGATGCGGTGACCGTCGATTTTGTGCGCGGCTGGGGGGAAGGTGTCGGCTTACTGCTTGACGCGCTGCAGCGGCAGAAGGTGCCGCGTCCCGCCGGCGAACCGGTGATCGATCCGAACTGGGAGATCTTCCGGCGGCGCGGCGCGATCCCGCTTATCGACGAAGCCGAGCGATTGACCGCGAACTGGTTGCGTGCCGCGGAAGCGCCCGACGTCATCCGATTCTTCGAGAGCACCGGTGCGATCGAGGACCGATTGCTCGATCGCGCGCTCGAGGATTTCCCCTATCCCTGCGCGAAGCAGGGCTCCGGGATCATTACCTTCGCGGATCAATCTGAAGTCGACGCCGCGTTCGCGTTCGCTGGCCGCTTCAAGCTGAAGCACGAGATACCGTTGCTGGAATTCGTCGACGACGGCTTTTCTCCGATCGGGATCGAGCGCCAGGTCGCGTCCAATCTGGTCATTGCGATGATCAAGAAAGCCTGGCTGTCATTCTGCCGGGAGCGGGGCTTTGTCGAATATCACTATTCCAGCGCTGTCGGCTTCCATGCTTCGGCTGCACAGGCAGCGCTCGGACAACGCATCCCGTGGGGCAAGCAAGGCGACCGGCGGTCCTCAATGCTTCGCAATGTCGCGAAGGGACATGTCTGGCAGTTCGGCGTCACCGCGATGCCCTACTTCTGGCCATTCTGGCATCTGAAGCTCAAGTCGAGAGTCCTGTTCGCGGTCGATAATGAAACGCCGGTGGGTCTCAGCATTGACGATCCCAGGAAGCTTCATCGCCTGCGCCGAAGCATTTGCAAGGGTTGGCGCAACAAGCAGTGGCATGGGCGCATGCTCGCGCACGCTGATTCCAGCTGGTCGTGA